A window of Desulfuromonas soudanensis genomic DNA:
CGCCTATCGTTTCAGCGGCCTGGTCCCCAACGAGGGGACGACGCAGCCCTATGAAGTGCGCTTCCTGGCCCCCGGTGCCGGCCCCGCCACGGCCTCTCTCGGCACCGCCGCCTCCCCCTTCACCAACGGTCCGCAGCGCATCAGCGGCATCCTTGTCCCCTCGGGAGGGAACCTGCAGGGATTGAATCTGCCGATTTCCCCCAACGGCGCGGTCTATGACTCGGTCCAGCGGACCTCCGTCGCCGGCGCCTCCCTGGCGCTCCTTAACGCGGCGACCGGGGCCCCCTTGCCGGGCCTGTGCTTCGATGACCCGGCGCAGCAGAATCAGCTGACGGCGCAGGACGGCTTCTACAAGTTCGACCTCAACTTCAGCGACGGCTCCTGCCCGGCGGGGGGCGCCTATCTCATCCAGGTGACGCCGCCGGCCACCGGTTACCTGGCGGCCCCCTCGAAGATCATCCCCCCGACCAGCGACGACTCGACGGCGCCTTTCTCCGTCCCCGCCTGCCCCGGGAGCGCCGGCGACGCGCTGCCGAGTCCCGCCGGCGTCTGCGAAGCGACGGCCACGCCTTCGGTGCCGCCCCTCTCCGTCCCCCCGCGCACGGTCGGGACCGCTTATTACCTGCACCTGACGCTGAGCGACGGCGCCGTCCCCGGCCAGAGCCAGATCTTCAACAACCCCATCCCCCTCGATCCGGAAATGGATGCGGCGGTGGCCATCACCAAGACTGCGGCCCTGATCAACGTCAGCAGGGGGGGACTGGTCCCCTACACCATCCGGGTGAACAACGTTTTCGGCGTCCCCCTTTACGATATCGGCATCGTCGATCGCTTCCCGGCGGGATTCAAATACGTCCCCGGCTCCGCCCGCCTCGACGGGGCTCCCCTGGAGCCGCGCATCAGCGGCCGGGAACTGCTCTGGGACGGCCTCGAACTGCAGGTCGGCTCGGCCCGAACGATCCAGCTCCTGCTGGTGGTCGGCGCCGGCGTATCCGAAGGGGAATACGTCAACCGGGCGCAGGTGATCAGCACCGCCGGCGGCGGAATCGCCTCCGGCGAAGCGACCGCCACGGTGCGGGTGACTCCCGATGCCACCTTCGACTGTACCGACGTGATCGGCAAGGTCTTCGACGACCGCAACCTCAACGGGGAGCAGGACGCAGGCGAAGAGGGGCTCGCCGGAGTTCGCGTGGTCACGGCGCGGGGATTGATCGCCACCACGGACGAGCACGGCCGTTTCCATATCACCTGCGCCGTCGTTCCCGACGAAGACCGCGGCAGCAACTTCATTCTCAAGCTCGACGACCGCACCCTTCCCACCGGTTATCGCCTGACCACCGAAAATCCCCGGGTTCAGCGGGCCACCCGCGGCAAGGCGCTGCGCTTCCCTTTCGGCGCCACGATTCACCGCGTGGTGACCATGGATATCGCCGACGGTGTCTTCGAACCGGAACAGACGACGCTGCGCCTCCAGTGGGAGCCGAAGGTCGACCACCTGATTGAGGAACTGCAGAAGGGACCCTCCGTGCTGCGCCTCTCGTATCTGGCCGATGTCGAACCCGAAGGGCTGGTCAAAAAGCGCCTCAAGGCCCTGAAGAAGGAAATCGCCCGCCGCTGGAAAGCTTCGGAAGGCGGATATCGGCTCGACATGGAAATCGAGGTCTTCTGGCGCCGAGGCGGACCGCTTTAGACCGGGATCAATCGAGCGGGCGCAATAGAGCGTCCGCCATGAATCCGACCGATCCGTCGCATCGACGGCGGCCAAAAGACTCACCAAACCTTTTCAAACTCTTGGAACCTATGCGCAAGCGCTTCTTCCTCATAGCCCTTTTCCTCCTCATCGTCTCCGCCGGAGCCGGGGTCCTTGCGCGCGCCGAGGCTGCCGAGACCAGGGAGACGGCTGTCAGCGGAGAGACGACCGAGATGCACCTCCCCTCAGACCAGTCCTTCTCCCCCTGGCTTCTCGACGCCTCCATTTTCGAGGAGGATCAGGGGGATCGCAGCGAGATGCGGCAGGTCGTCGAAGAGGATGTCAAAACCATCAAGCTCTCCGGCGTCGTTCCGCCGATCCGATTCCGTCAGGGGGAGGCGGCAATTCCCGAGGACTATCTCGACCGCCTCCGCGACGTTCTCGAAGGGATGCGCGATCGCGCCAACGTGCGTCTCCACTTCGTCGGCCACGCCGACTCCCAGCCGCTCAGCGCCCCCCTGCAGGCGCAGTACGGCGACAACACCGGGCTCTCCCGGGAGCGGGCCGGGACCTGCGCCGAATTCTGCCAACTCGCCCTCAACCTCCCCCCGGAAGCGATCTCCTATGAAGGACTCGGCGAGAGAGAGCCGGTCGCCAGCAATGCCACCGAAGAAGGGCGCGCCCTCAACCGGCGGGTGGAGGTGCAGGTCTGGTATGACGAGATCGGCCAGAAGCTGGTGGAGAAGGAAGTGATCATCCCCAGGGAGGTCAGCCGCGTCAAGGTCTGCCGCACCGAGACCGTCTGCAAATTGCGCTACAAGGAAGGGCAATCCCACCGCGCCCGGGTCAGGAACCTGATCGCCCCCCTTTATTACGACGAAGGGATGGTGAGCGTTCCCGAAGACTTCCTGCAGCAGGTAAATCAGGCGCTGAGAAACCTTCGCGGCAAGGAAAACCTCGCCGTTCGGTTCATCGCCTATACGGACAACTCCCCCCTGGCCGGACGCAGCGAGCGCATCTACGGCAACCCTCTTGGGCTCTCCAAAGCGGTGGCCCGGCGCGTCTCCCTCGCCGTCCGCGACAGCCTCGGGCCCCTCCCGGTCGCCGTGGAGAGCGAGGGGAGGGGGGCGATACGGCCGGCCGCCTCCAACGAGACGTCGCAGGGGCGGGCGCTCAACCGTCGCGTCGAGGTGGAGTTCTGGCACGACGACCCGCTGCAGGATCTCCCCGATGAGCCGCAGCTCTGCCCGGAGGCCGCCGGGGCGGAGACGCTCACCCGCGTCTACGACTCCCCCTCGGGGGGGATCGACCCGATCCTCTTTGAAAACGGCGATCCGGTGATTCCCGAAGGCTACACCGGGCGGCTGCGTAAAATCATGGACGAGATCGGCGACAGAGCCTCTGTCCGCCTGCGCTTTGTCGGCTACACCAGCAACGACCGCCTCGACCGGCGCACCGCCGCAGTCTACGGGGACGATATCGGCCTCTCCACGGCCCGGGCCCGCCGGGCCATGGCGGCCGTCGCCGAGCGGATGGGGCTCTCGGGAAATCAGGCGGAGTTCGAGGGGCACGGCTACGTCCAGTCCGATGACGTGGTCAACACCGGCTTCGTCGAATCGGACACCTCCCGGGTCGAGGTCCAGGTCGTCTATGATGAACTGGTCGTTCTCGACGACTACGAGGGGGTGGACATCACCCGGCTGAGTCGCGAGGTGATCCCGGCCGACCCCTTCGGCCTCAATCTCATGCGTATCACTGTCGACGGAAAGCCGGCCGATGATCCGGGGAAAAGCATCCCCGACGTCCAGCGCTGCACCGACGTGGCTCTCGATGAGGCGCAGATCGAATTCAAATACGACAATCTCAAGCTCCAGAGGCGACTCAACGTCACCGCCTGGCCGCGCACCATCGCCAATCGGGACCTGGAGGAGACGCCCTTCGGCGAAAACCTGATCCTCTTCCGCCTCTACACCAACTACCACATCTTCATCGTCAGGGCGGAGGTCCGGATTTTCACGGAAGAGCAGTCCGACCGTGACGACCCCCTGGCCGTCCTCCCCCTGAATTATGAGGGGAGGGGGGAGTGGGCGCCCGACTTCCCCTCGATCCCGGCGGCGGGACGTTCCTTGAAATACCTGGTCCGCGTTTACGACCGCATGGGGCATTTCGACGAAACGGCCCCCCAGCCCCTGTGGGTCGTCGACCGGATCGATCCGGCCCTGGCCGAAGCCAATGTCCGCCAGGAGCTGCTGGCCGGCTACGGCGAAAGCCGCCTCGCCAGCGGCAACATCCCTTTGTCCGGCGGCACGGTGCAGGCCTCAGGGAACGCCATCCCCCCCGAACACGGCGTCTGGCTGGCCGGATATCCCGTGCCGGTGGACGGCAGGGGGCGTTTTATCGCCGAGGAGATCCTTCCGGAAGGGATGCACACCGTCGAGGTGGCCGTCCTCGACGAAGGGGGAAACGGCGAACTCTTCCTGCGGGACCTGGCGCTGGAGAGAAGCGACTGGTTTACCGTCGGGATCGCCGACCTGACGCTCTCCGCCAACAGGACCGAGGGTCCGGCCGAGCTCCTCGCCCCGGACGAGCCCCGGTACAGCGAGGACCTGAATCTCCAGGGGCGCCTGGCCTTCTACACCGACGGCAAATTCAGCAACGGCTGGAACCTGACGGCCAGCGCCGATACCCGTGAAGGGCCGGTGGACGAGATCTTCAGCAATTTCCTAGACAAGTCCCCCGAGGCGCTCTTCCGGCGCATCGACCCCGACGTGCACTATCCGACCTACGGCGACGACGGCACCGTCGAGGAAGGCGCTCCGACCCTCGGCAAGTTTTATCTCCGGGTGAAAAAGGAGGAGACCTACGGACTCTGGGGGAATTTCAAGATCGCCTATACGGACAACGATCTGGCCCACGTGGACCGTGGTCTCTACGGGGCCAACCTCCATTATCAGACCGGCGAGGCCACCAGTTTCGGCGAGGAGCGCTTTTTGGCCGACGGTTTTGCCGCCGAACCCGGAACGGTGGCGGGGCGGGACGAGTTCCGGGGAACCGGAGGCTCCCTCTACTTCCTGCGCCGCCAGGATATTCTCGAGGGGAGCGAACGGGTGCGCATCGAGATCCGCGACAAGGATTCGGGGCTGGTCCTCGGAGTGAAAAACCTCACGCCGGTCCTCGATTACGACATCGACGTCCTGCAGGGGCGCCTCCTCCTCTCGGAGCCCCTCTCGGCGACGGCGGACGACAATCTCCTGGTCAGGAGCGACTCCCTGAGCGGCAATCCCGTCTTTCTGGTCGCCCGTTACGAGTTCACTCCCGGGTTCGAGGACCCGGGGACGCTGACCACCGGCGGCCGGATGCATTACTGGTTCGGCGATTATCTCAAGGTCGGCGCGACCGTCAACCGGGACGAGGAGGCGGGGGACCAGAAGAGCCTCGATGCCCTGGATGTGACGCTGCGCAAATCCGCCCAGTCGTGGATCAGGCTCGAAGGGGGACGCAGCGAAGGACCGGGACTCCTCGAAACGACGTCCGTCGACGGCGGGTTTCAATTCACCGCTCCCGATCCCCTCGACGGACCCGGTGTCGAGGCCTGGGCCTACCGCACCGATGCCAGCCTCGGCTTCCAGGATCTCTTCAAAAACGCCCGGGGGAAGATGACCTTCTATCTCCAGGATCTCGAGGCGGGATATGCGGCGCCGGGTCTGATCACCGACCGGGACACGACCCAATACGGCGGCACGGCGGAGCTCCCCTTCACCGAGCGGTTGAAAATGCGGGTCAAGGCCGACAGGAGTTTTCAGACTGACGGGCTGGAGACGGAAGCCGGTGAAATCGACCTCGATTATAAGTTGGGCGAACACTGGACCCTCGGTTCGGGGGGTCGCCACGACAGACGCATAGACAACTCCGCCGTGGTTCCCCTGACCCAGGACCTGGGGTCGCGGACCGATGGCGTGGTCCGACTCCTCTATGACACCAACAAGCGCTGGAGTGCCTACGGCTTTGCCCAGGAGACGTTGCGGAGTTCGGGGAATCGGGAGGACAATCGCCGGTTCGGCACCGGCGGCAGCCTCCGCGTCACCGACCGCTTCAAGGCGACCGGTGAGGTTTCCGGCGGGGAACTGGGTGCCGGGGGACGGCTCGGGACGGAGTTCCTCTACTCGGACCGCACCACCCTCTACCTCAACTATGCCCTGGAAAACGAGCGTACCGACAACGGGTTGCGGGCCAGAAAAGGGAACCTGGCCTCCGGTTTCCGCACCCGCTATTCGGACTCGGCCAGCGTCTACCTCGAAGAGCGCTACACCCACGGGGATGTCCCGTCGGGACTGATGCACTCCACCGGGGTGGACCTTGCCCCCACGGATCGCTTGAACCTCGGGGCCTCCGTCGATTTCGGCACCCTCGTCGATCATCAGACGGGGGCCGAGCTCCAGAGGACGGCGGCCGGGGTTCGGGCCGGTTACGGGTTCGATACCCTGAAGATCGCCAGCGCCGTGGAATACCGGATGGACGACGCCGAGCAGCCGGATGCCAGTTCGACCCGGCGCACCACCTGGCTGCTGAAAAACAGCCTCAAGTATCAACTGTCCCCGGACTGGCGTCTCCTCGGCAAATTCAATTATGCCCACTCGGAGAGTTCCCAGGGGGCGTTCTTCGACGGCAACTATACGGAAGCGGTCCTCGGCTACGCCTATCGTCCCGTCAAAAACGACCGCCTCAATGCCCTGGCCAAATACACCTTTTTCTACAACGTCCCGACCGCCGACCAGGTGAGCGCCACCGGCACGGGGGGCGGTCTGATCCAGCGCAGTCATATCGCCTCACTCGACGTCATGTATGACCTGACCAGCCGCTGGACGGTGGGGGGCAAATACGCCTACCGCCTCGGCGAGGTGAGTCAGGACCGGGTCGATCGGGAGTTCTTTGCCAGCCGGGCCCACCTCTACGTGCTGCGGGCCGACTGGCACTTCCTCCACCGCTGGGACGCCCTGGTCGAGGGGCGCCTGCTCGACCTCCCCGACGCCGGGGAGAGCCGCAGCGGGGCGCTGGTCGCTCTCTACCGTCACCTCGGCAACCACATCAAGGTCGGGGCGGGCTACAACTTCAGCTCCTTCTCGGATGACCTCACCGATCTGGATTACACCCATCAGGGGCTGTTTTTCAACTTCATCGGGAAGATGTAGGGCAGAAAACAGAACACGGAAAACAGAACACAGAACACAGAAAATAGAAAATAGAAAACAGAATGTTAACGCGCACAACAACTACAGGTGGGAATCATGACCCGATATCTTAGGGCGGCAATTCTGGGAATTTCGACGGTGTTTCTGCTCCTCCATCCCGCTTTTGCCGAAGAGGTCTCCAGGGAGCAGATCAAGGGGCTGGACGAACAGGTGCAGGAGATCAAGAGCGACGTTCTCGGCATCGCCGCGGAGCTCAATCTCCTCGAAGAAAAGCTCCTCTATCCGTCCAACACCCAGGTGGCACTCTTCGTCTCCCTGGCCGCCGGCGAAACCTTCCGTCTCGATTCCGTCGCCATCGAGCTGGACGGTGAAGCGGTCGCGTCTCATCTCTACACCTTCAAGGAGCTCGAAGCCCTGCGCAAGGGGGGGGTGCAGCGCATCTATGCCGGCAACATCCGCACCGGCGCCCACGCCCTGCAGGTGACCCTTCTCGGCAAATCCGCCGGTGGGGACGACTTTCGGCAGACAGGGACCTTTACCGTCGAAAAGGGGGTCGGCCCCGGGATTGTCGAGATCAACCTGGCGCAGCAGGCGATCACCTTCAAAGACCGGTAGCGCTTTGACACAGAACAAGCCTTAACGCAGAGGTCGCAGAGGAGGAAAATTATGAACGCAGAAATGAATCCACAGTCGTTCACCGCTACGCTCTCCTGATTCTCCCGGCGCTCAACGCGTTAACAGCTTCTGGCTTTCGGACGGCAATTGAACCGGCTTCTTACAGGAACACCATGACCAGGCTCCTCATCATTCTGACAACGCTCCTTTTCGCCACCTCTTCGCTGGCGGCCGGCACCGCCGCGCCGAAGGAGCTCAGGGACCTCTTTTTCGGCGAGGCGCTGTATCACGCCTTTCAGGGAGAGTGGTTCGATGCGGTCGCCCGGCTCGATACGGAGCTGGGGCAGTTTCACGGCCTCGACGAGCCGGAACGCGATTCCCTCTTCAGCCACCTCGGGGAGGCCGAGTTCTCGGTGGGGGATTTCGAACTGGCCTACCGGATGCACCACCGCGCCGGGCGCGCCATCAAGGCGGTCATCGAGGGGAATGTGGCCGACGAGGTGCGCAATGAGGCCCTCTATCGCCTGGCCCGGATCTACTTCCAGAAGGACCAGCCGGTCAACGCCCTCCATGCCCTGGAGCGCATCTCCGGGACCGTTCCCGCAAGCCTTGCAGACGACCTCCCCTTTCTGCACGGGCAAATTCTCATGGCCAACGGCCGCTTCGCCGAGGCGGCGATCCTCTTAAAGGAGCTCCAGGGAGCCAGGAGTCTGGCCGGCTTTTCCACCTACAACCTCGGGATCGCCCTGATCCGGGACGGGAAGGAAAAGGAGGGGCGCCTCTCCCTCGACCGAACCGGGCAGATCGACGGCGACAACGCCGTCACGGCGGCGATCCGGGACAGGGCGAACCTTCTTCTCGGCGACAAACTGCTGGAGGAGAAGAATTTCGCAGGCGCCAAGGCGATTCTCGATCGGGTGCGCCTGAGCGGACCCTTCTCCAACCGGGCGCTGCTCGGTTCGGGGTGGGCCGATGCCTTCCGGGATGACTTCGAAAGAGCCCTGGTCCCCTGGAGCCTCCTCGTCGAGGGGGAAGTCACGGATTTTGCCGTGCAGGAAGCCATGCTGGCCGTCCCCTACGCCTACGGCAAGCTCGGGCTCTACAGCAGGGCGGCCCTCATGTACGGCAGCGCCCTGGGCGCCTTCGGCACCGAGGTCGACAAGCTCGGCGCCTCGATCAAAAGTATCCGCGAGGGGGACTTCCTCCGGGCCCTGACACGGGAAGAGCTCAAACAGGATGCCAACTGGGTGGTCCGGCTGCGCGCCCTGCCGGAATCGCCCGAGACCTACTACCTCCTCAACCTCCTGGCCTCCCACGATTTTCAGGAATCGCTGAAAAACTACCTCGACCTCGAAGAGTTGCGGCAGAAGCTTGAAATCTGGAAAAAGGACCTGAACGCTTTCGAAGAGCTCATTGTCCGCCGCCGTGCCTATTACCAGCCGCTCCTCCCCGAAATCGACGGGGAATTCCGCCGTCTCGACTCCCAGATGCGCCTGCGCCTGGAGCAGCGCGACCGC
This region includes:
- a CDS encoding OmpA family protein, with the translated sequence MRKRFFLIALFLLIVSAGAGVLARAEAAETRETAVSGETTEMHLPSDQSFSPWLLDASIFEEDQGDRSEMRQVVEEDVKTIKLSGVVPPIRFRQGEAAIPEDYLDRLRDVLEGMRDRANVRLHFVGHADSQPLSAPLQAQYGDNTGLSRERAGTCAEFCQLALNLPPEAISYEGLGEREPVASNATEEGRALNRRVEVQVWYDEIGQKLVEKEVIIPREVSRVKVCRTETVCKLRYKEGQSHRARVRNLIAPLYYDEGMVSVPEDFLQQVNQALRNLRGKENLAVRFIAYTDNSPLAGRSERIYGNPLGLSKAVARRVSLAVRDSLGPLPVAVESEGRGAIRPAASNETSQGRALNRRVEVEFWHDDPLQDLPDEPQLCPEAAGAETLTRVYDSPSGGIDPILFENGDPVIPEGYTGRLRKIMDEIGDRASVRLRFVGYTSNDRLDRRTAAVYGDDIGLSTARARRAMAAVAERMGLSGNQAEFEGHGYVQSDDVVNTGFVESDTSRVEVQVVYDELVVLDDYEGVDITRLSREVIPADPFGLNLMRITVDGKPADDPGKSIPDVQRCTDVALDEAQIEFKYDNLKLQRRLNVTAWPRTIANRDLEETPFGENLILFRLYTNYHIFIVRAEVRIFTEEQSDRDDPLAVLPLNYEGRGEWAPDFPSIPAAGRSLKYLVRVYDRMGHFDETAPQPLWVVDRIDPALAEANVRQELLAGYGESRLASGNIPLSGGTVQASGNAIPPEHGVWLAGYPVPVDGRGRFIAEEILPEGMHTVEVAVLDEGGNGELFLRDLALERSDWFTVGIADLTLSANRTEGPAELLAPDEPRYSEDLNLQGRLAFYTDGKFSNGWNLTASADTREGPVDEIFSNFLDKSPEALFRRIDPDVHYPTYGDDGTVEEGAPTLGKFYLRVKKEETYGLWGNFKIAYTDNDLAHVDRGLYGANLHYQTGEATSFGEERFLADGFAAEPGTVAGRDEFRGTGGSLYFLRRQDILEGSERVRIEIRDKDSGLVLGVKNLTPVLDYDIDVLQGRLLLSEPLSATADDNLLVRSDSLSGNPVFLVARYEFTPGFEDPGTLTTGGRMHYWFGDYLKVGATVNRDEEAGDQKSLDALDVTLRKSAQSWIRLEGGRSEGPGLLETTSVDGGFQFTAPDPLDGPGVEAWAYRTDASLGFQDLFKNARGKMTFYLQDLEAGYAAPGLITDRDTTQYGGTAELPFTERLKMRVKADRSFQTDGLETEAGEIDLDYKLGEHWTLGSGGRHDRRIDNSAVVPLTQDLGSRTDGVVRLLYDTNKRWSAYGFAQETLRSSGNREDNRRFGTGGSLRVTDRFKATGEVSGGELGAGGRLGTEFLYSDRTTLYLNYALENERTDNGLRARKGNLASGFRTRYSDSASVYLEERYTHGDVPSGLMHSTGVDLAPTDRLNLGASVDFGTLVDHQTGAELQRTAAGVRAGYGFDTLKIASAVEYRMDDAEQPDASSTRRTTWLLKNSLKYQLSPDWRLLGKFNYAHSESSQGAFFDGNYTEAVLGYAYRPVKNDRLNALAKYTFFYNVPTADQVSATGTGGGLIQRSHIASLDVMYDLTSRWTVGGKYAYRLGEVSQDRVDREFFASRAHLYVLRADWHFLHRWDALVEGRLLDLPDAGESRSGALVALYRHLGNHIKVGAGYNFSSFSDDLTDLDYTHQGLFFNFIGKM
- a CDS encoding tetratricopeptide repeat protein, whose product is MTRLLIILTTLLFATSSLAAGTAAPKELRDLFFGEALYHAFQGEWFDAVARLDTELGQFHGLDEPERDSLFSHLGEAEFSVGDFELAYRMHHRAGRAIKAVIEGNVADEVRNEALYRLARIYFQKDQPVNALHALERISGTVPASLADDLPFLHGQILMANGRFAEAAILLKELQGARSLAGFSTYNLGIALIRDGKEKEGRLSLDRTGQIDGDNAVTAAIRDRANLLLGDKLLEEKNFAGAKAILDRVRLSGPFSNRALLGSGWADAFRDDFERALVPWSLLVEGEVTDFAVQEAMLAVPYAYGKLGLYSRAALMYGSALGAFGTEVDKLGASIKSIREGDFLRALTREELKQDANWVVRLRALPESPETYYLLNLLASHDFQESLKNYLDLEELRQKLEIWKKDLNAFEELIVRRRAYYQPLLPEIDGEFRRLDSQMRLRLEQRDRIEERLQAMLVAPRPDYLASAPERIFKERLARLEQTVAAGGARPSDGTADRFKRLRGVLEWRIQTEYDQRLTEAHKNLRDLNQAIDLLTKRYTAFVRTRQAATQSFQGYDDGIRRQRHRIDAAGEKVGELMARQGHMLEVMAVSELTRRRERLEEFQVKARFALADSYDRAARAQDQQEGAQ